A section of the Babylonia areolata isolate BAREFJ2019XMU chromosome 31, ASM4173473v1, whole genome shotgun sequence genome encodes:
- the LOC143275961 gene encoding uncharacterized protein LOC143275961 isoform X5, with product MDQSAGFAVMVELKVWCGVYMDQSAGFAVMVERKVWCGVYMDQSAGFAVMVERKVWCGVYMDQSAGFAVMVERKVWCGMYMDQSAGFAVMVELKVWCGVYMDQSAGFAVMVERKVWCVHGPVCRLCCHGGTEGVVWCVHGPVCRLCCHGGTEGVVCTWTSLQALLSWWNGRCGVVCTWTSLQALLSWWNGN from the exons atggaCCAGTCTGCAGGCTTTGCTGTCATGGTGGAactgaaggtgtggtgtggtgtgtacatggaCCAGTCTGCAGGCTTTGCTGTCATGGTGGAacggaaggtgtggtgtggtgtgtacatggaCCAGTCTGCAGGCTTTGCTGTCATGGTGGAacggaaggtgtggtgtggtgtgtacatggaCCAGTCTGCAGGCTTTGCTGTCATGGTGGAACggaaggtgtg GTGTGGTATGTACATGGACCAGTCTGCAGGCTTTGCTGTCATGGTGGAactgaaggtgtggtgtggtgtgtacatggaCCAGTCTGCAGGCTTTGCTGTCATGGTGGAACggaaggtgtggtgtgtacatggaCCAGTCTGCAGGCTTTGCTGTCATGGTGGAACggaaggtgtg gtgtggtgtgtacatggaCCAGTCTGCAGGCTTTGCTGTCATGGTGGAACggaaggtgtggtgtgtacatggaCCAGTCTGCAGGCTTTGCTGTCATGGTGGAacggaaggtgtg gtgtggtgtgtacatggaCCAGTCTGCAGGCTTTGCTGTCATGGTGGAACGGAAACTGA
- the LOC143275961 gene encoding uncharacterized protein LOC143275961 isoform X3, protein MDQSAGFAVMVELKVWCGVYMDQSAGFAVMVERKVWCGVYMDQSAGFAVMVERKVWCGVYMDQSAGFAVMVERKVWCGMYMDQSAGFAVMVELKVWCGVYMDQSAGFAVMVERKVWCVHGPVCRLCCHGGTEGVVCTWTSLQALLSWWNGRCGVYMDQSAGFAVMVERKVWCGVYMDQSAGFAVMVERKLNQPFRCLAFGEEVDL, encoded by the exons atggaCCAGTCTGCAGGCTTTGCTGTCATGGTGGAactgaaggtgtggtgtggtgtgtacatggaCCAGTCTGCAGGCTTTGCTGTCATGGTGGAacggaaggtgtggtgtggtgtgtacatggaCCAGTCTGCAGGCTTTGCTGTCATGGTGGAacggaaggtgtggtgtggtgtgtacatggaCCAGTCTGCAGGCTTTGCTGTCATGGTGGAACggaaggtgtg GTGTGGTATGTACATGGACCAGTCTGCAGGCTTTGCTGTCATGGTGGAactgaaggtgtggtgtggtgtgtacatggaCCAGTCTGCAGGCTTTGCTGTCATGGTGGAACggaaggtgtggtgtgtacatggaCCAGTCTGCAGGCTTTGCTGTCATGGTGGAACggaaggtgtggtgtgtacatggaCCAGTCTGCAGGCTTTGCTGTCATGGTGGAACggaaggtgtggtgtgtacatggaCCAGTCTGCAGGCTTTGCTGTCATGGTGGAACggaaggtgtg gtgtggtgtgtacatggaCCAGTCTGCAGGCTTTGCTGTCATGGTGGAACGGAAACTGAACCAACCATTTCGGTGTCTTGCTTTTGGAGAGGAAGTAGATTTGTGA
- the LOC143275961 gene encoding uncharacterized protein LOC143275961 isoform X1, whose protein sequence is MDQSAGFAVMVELKVWCGVYMDQSAGFAVMVERKVWCGVYMDQSAGFAVMVERKVWCGVYMDQSAGFAVMVERKVWCGMYMDQSAGFAVMVELKVWCGVYMDQSAGFAVMVERKVWCVHGPVCRLCCHGGTEGVVCTWTSLQALLSWWNGRCGVYMDQSAGFAVMVERKVWCVHGPVCRLCCHGGTEGVVWCVHGPVCRLCCHGGTEGVVCTWTSLQALLSWWNGN, encoded by the exons atggaCCAGTCTGCAGGCTTTGCTGTCATGGTGGAactgaaggtgtggtgtggtgtgtacatggaCCAGTCTGCAGGCTTTGCTGTCATGGTGGAacggaaggtgtggtgtggtgtgtacatggaCCAGTCTGCAGGCTTTGCTGTCATGGTGGAacggaaggtgtggtgtggtgtgtacatggaCCAGTCTGCAGGCTTTGCTGTCATGGTGGAACggaaggtgtg GTGTGGTATGTACATGGACCAGTCTGCAGGCTTTGCTGTCATGGTGGAactgaaggtgtggtgtggtgtgtacatggaCCAGTCTGCAGGCTTTGCTGTCATGGTGGAACggaaggtgtggtgtgtacatggaCCAGTCTGCAGGCTTTGCTGTCATGGTGGAACggaaggtgtggtgtgtacatggaCCAGTCTGCAGGCTTTGCTGTCATGGTGGAACggaaggtgtggtgtgtacatggaCCAGTCTGCAGGCTTTGCTGTCATGGTGGAACggaaggtgtggtgtgtacatggaCCAGTCTGCAGGCTTTGCTGTCATGGTGGAacggaaggtgtggtgtggtgtgtacatggaCCAGTCTGTAGGCTTTGCTGTCATGGTGGAACtgaaggtgtggtgtgtacatggaCCAGTCTGCAGGCTTTGCTGTCATGGTGGAACGGAAACTGA
- the LOC143275961 gene encoding uncharacterized protein LOC143275961 isoform X2, with translation MDQSAGFAVMVELKVWCGVYMDQSAGFAVMVERKVWCGVYMDQSAGFAVMVERKVWCGVYMDQSAGFAVMVERKVWCGMYMDQSAGFAVMVELKVWCGVYMDQSAGFAVMVERKVWCGVYMDQSAGFAVMVERKVWCGVYMDQSAGFAVMVERKVWCGVYMDQSVGFAVMVELKVWCVHGPVCRLCCHGGTETEPTISVSCFWRGSRFVSFYRSYLFLTI, from the exons atggaCCAGTCTGCAGGCTTTGCTGTCATGGTGGAactgaaggtgtggtgtggtgtgtacatggaCCAGTCTGCAGGCTTTGCTGTCATGGTGGAacggaaggtgtggtgtggtgtgtacatggaCCAGTCTGCAGGCTTTGCTGTCATGGTGGAacggaaggtgtggtgtggtgtgtacatggaCCAGTCTGCAGGCTTTGCTGTCATGGTGGAACggaaggtgtg GTGTGGTATGTACATGGACCAGTCTGCAGGCTTTGCTGTCATGGTGGAactgaaggtgtggtgtggtgtgtacatggaCCAGTCTGCAGGCTTTGCTGTCATGGTGGAACggaaggtgtg gtgtggtgtgtacatggaCCAGTCTGCAGGCTTTGCTGTCATGGTGGAACggaaggtgtg gtgtggtgtgtacatggaCCAGTCTGCAGGCTTTGCTGTCATGGTGGAacggaaggtgtggtgtggtgtgtacatggaCCAGTCTGTAGGCTTTGCTGTCATGGTGGAACtgaaggtgtggtgtgtacatggaCCAGTCTGCAGGCTTTGCTGTCATGGTGGAACGGAAACTGAACCAACCATTTCGGTGTCTTGCTTTTGGAGAGGAAGTAGATTTGTGAGTTTTTATCGCAGTTATTTATTTTTAACCATTTGA
- the LOC143276011 gene encoding ciliary microtubule inner protein 2B-like isoform X2 codes for MKYRVGHTYGDDTSDLYKEYGYLHDAPPIGVMEPDQPPVKMSIPRATGDNKYTENMVPGYTGYVPRGPFEFGNTYKQESDRCIDEFTTNRDNHLANMKELNLQTSAYPRLTAISHDPVVRDHLDLYRDRHPITPILREDHKGKYEAPIPGYMGFVPRVNPTQIGLGKSYTRRAQQGLNWFGHDQEKFFGPEKELRPSQRHSVPVPLQDGYTTNRKVWSDMVTQDPYNHKLYHRGGMIPKYTGYVPQKKFVFGKTYGDATRGLEACSHGMSNYAAYVKTLPRPRPIVPC; via the exons ATGAAGTATCGAGTGGGTCACACCTATGGGGATGACACCAGTGATCTCTACAAG GAGTATGGCTACCTGCATGACGCCCCTCCCATTGGGGTGATGGAACCTGACCAGCCCCCCGTCAAAATGTCCATCCCCAGAGCTACCGGGGACAACAAGTACACGGAGAATATGGTGCCTGGCTACACTG GGTACGTGCCACGCGGTCCGTTCGAGTTCGGCAACACATACAAGCAGGAGTCGGACAGGTGCATCGACGAGTTCACCACCAACCGGGACAACCACCTGGCCAACATGAAGGAACTGAACCTGCAGACCTCGGCCTACCCCCGCCTGACCGCCATCTCCCATGACCCTGTGGTGCGGGACCACCTCGACCTCTACCGTGATCgacaccccatcacccccatcctcAGAG agGACCACAAGGGGAAATACGAGGCCCCGATCCCGGGCTACATGGGGTTCGTGCCCCGAGTCAACCCCACACAGATCGGCCTGGGCAAGAGCTACACGCGGCGGGCCCAGCAGGGACTCAACTGGTTCGGCCATGACCAGGAGAAGTTCTTCGGGCCGGAGAAAGAGCTGCGTCCCTCACAGAGACACAGCGTGCCCGTCCCCCTGCAGGACGGCTACACCACCAACAGGAA agtgtGGTCGGACATGGTGACCCAGGATCCATACAACCACAAGCTGTATCACAGGGGTGGTATGATTCCCAAGTACACCGGATATGTGCCGC AGAAGAAGTTTGTGTTCGGCAAGACGTACGGCGATGCCACTCGTGGACTGGAGGCGTGCAGCCATGGTATGTCCAACTACGCTGCCTACGTCAAGACGCTGCCCCGACCTAGACCCATTGTGCCCTGCTAG
- the LOC143275961 gene encoding uncharacterized protein LOC143275961 isoform X4, with amino-acid sequence MDQSAGFAVMVELKVWCGVYMDQSAGFAVMVERKVWCGVYMDQSAGFAVMVERKVWCGVYMDQSAGFAVMVERKVWCGMYMDQSAGFAVMVELKVWCGVYMDQSAGFAVMVERKVWCGVYMDQSAGFAVMVERKVWCVHGPVCRLCCHGGTEGVVCTWTSLQALLSWWNGRCGVVCTWTSLQALLSWWNGN; translated from the exons atggaCCAGTCTGCAGGCTTTGCTGTCATGGTGGAactgaaggtgtggtgtggtgtgtacatggaCCAGTCTGCAGGCTTTGCTGTCATGGTGGAacggaaggtgtggtgtggtgtgtacatggaCCAGTCTGCAGGCTTTGCTGTCATGGTGGAacggaaggtgtggtgtggtgtgtacatggaCCAGTCTGCAGGCTTTGCTGTCATGGTGGAACggaaggtgtg GTGTGGTATGTACATGGACCAGTCTGCAGGCTTTGCTGTCATGGTGGAactgaaggtgtggtgtggtgtgtacatggaCCAGTCTGCAGGCTTTGCTGTCATGGTGGAACggaaggtgtg gtgtggtgtgtacatggaCCAGTCTGCAGGCTTTGCTGTCATGGTGGAACggaaggtgtggtgtgtacatggaCCAGTCTGCAGGCTTTGCTGTCATGGTGGAACggaaggtgtggtgtgtacatggaCCAGTCTGCAGGCTTTGCTGTCATGGTGGAacggaaggtgtg gtgtggtgtgtacatggaCCAGTCTGCAGGCTTTGCTGTCATGGTGGAACGGAAACTGA
- the LOC143276011 gene encoding ciliary microtubule inner protein 2B-like isoform X1 — MRDRTPPSRLRISPGSHQCLHKAEPSLPVRSTKMTTTAFGGGPTTEQRRAFCSLKSGSHIPGYRGYIPQMKYRVGHTYGDDTSDLYKEYGYLHDAPPIGVMEPDQPPVKMSIPRATGDNKYTENMVPGYTGYVPRGPFEFGNTYKQESDRCIDEFTTNRDNHLANMKELNLQTSAYPRLTAISHDPVVRDHLDLYRDRHPITPILREDHKGKYEAPIPGYMGFVPRVNPTQIGLGKSYTRRAQQGLNWFGHDQEKFFGPEKELRPSQRHSVPVPLQDGYTTNRKVWSDMVTQDPYNHKLYHRGGMIPKYTGYVPQKKFVFGKTYGDATRGLEACSHGMSNYAAYVKTLPRPRPIVPC; from the exons TTAGATCTACAAAGATGACGACTACAGCCTTTGGAGGTGGCCCCACAACGGAGCAGAGACGGGCTTTCTGCTCGCTGAAAAGTGGCTCCCACATTCCTGG gtACCGTGGCTACATTCCTCAGATGAAGTATCGAGTGGGTCACACCTATGGGGATGACACCAGTGATCTCTACAAG GAGTATGGCTACCTGCATGACGCCCCTCCCATTGGGGTGATGGAACCTGACCAGCCCCCCGTCAAAATGTCCATCCCCAGAGCTACCGGGGACAACAAGTACACGGAGAATATGGTGCCTGGCTACACTG GGTACGTGCCACGCGGTCCGTTCGAGTTCGGCAACACATACAAGCAGGAGTCGGACAGGTGCATCGACGAGTTCACCACCAACCGGGACAACCACCTGGCCAACATGAAGGAACTGAACCTGCAGACCTCGGCCTACCCCCGCCTGACCGCCATCTCCCATGACCCTGTGGTGCGGGACCACCTCGACCTCTACCGTGATCgacaccccatcacccccatcctcAGAG agGACCACAAGGGGAAATACGAGGCCCCGATCCCGGGCTACATGGGGTTCGTGCCCCGAGTCAACCCCACACAGATCGGCCTGGGCAAGAGCTACACGCGGCGGGCCCAGCAGGGACTCAACTGGTTCGGCCATGACCAGGAGAAGTTCTTCGGGCCGGAGAAAGAGCTGCGTCCCTCACAGAGACACAGCGTGCCCGTCCCCCTGCAGGACGGCTACACCACCAACAGGAA agtgtGGTCGGACATGGTGACCCAGGATCCATACAACCACAAGCTGTATCACAGGGGTGGTATGATTCCCAAGTACACCGGATATGTGCCGC AGAAGAAGTTTGTGTTCGGCAAGACGTACGGCGATGCCACTCGTGGACTGGAGGCGTGCAGCCATGGTATGTCCAACTACGCTGCCTACGTCAAGACGCTGCCCCGACCTAGACCCATTGTGCCCTGCTAG